The following are encoded together in the Penaeus chinensis breed Huanghai No. 1 chromosome 20, ASM1920278v2, whole genome shotgun sequence genome:
- the LOC125035761 gene encoding ATP-dependent 6-phosphofructokinase-like isoform X1 yields the protein MELSLVDQLREKLEKAKLSREELQRIFPPSVFKKDRHEAPPYVPYSFQKQKQEAQKRLNQPGVPVKPKIPRSQVKKYLKEFAEAKEAGRFAHLPSEQLARLEEEVKAAASDADKASELEEFLRAVREEEAKSKEDGEVLQGRDHLGGQVQGAEGIDVRGLEEGKLFEPKQEPFVPPPIEEVIPPPPEFPADPWQAFLDYMAATEGQDAQVKMGLEGHVIERGMHKGKGVAVFTSGGDSQGMNAAVRAVVRMGLYVGARVFFIKEGYQGMVDGGEHIVEATWSSVSGIIHKGGTVIGSARCKDFRDREGRMKAAKNLIKRGITNLVVIGGDGSLTGANLFKQDWAALLQLLLKKGEITEEEKSKHTHLNIVGMVGSIDNDFCGTDMTIGTDSALHRIIEAVDAIASTAYSHQRCFILEVMGRHCGYLSLSGSIATEADYMFIPEFPPEHDWPTKLCEKLESERSMGQRLNIILVAEGAIDQQGEPITAEGVKKVIVDQLGFDTRITVLGHVQRGGSPSAFDRLLGCRMGAEAVLALMEATSDTEPCVISLDGNQAVRVPLMACVLKTQAVARAMQDRNWEQAVQMRGRSFARNLETYKMLTRLRPPKPLEGKAGLVRQNTIWDRDELLGGFNLGVMHIGAPACGMNAAVRSFVRNSIYRGDTVYGIHDGVDGLVEGNIQEMTWSEVTGWVGQGGAFLGTKRTLPDKYLDQIAARFREYKIHSILIVGGFEAYHALLQMYEARGKYPEFCIPMVVIPATISNNVPGSDFSLGCDTSLNEIVEICDRIRQSAQGTKRRVFVVETMGGYCGYLATLAGLAGGADAAYIYEESFGIQELQLDVYHMAAKMAEGVQRGLVLRNENANENYTTDFIFRLYSEEGKGIFSCRKNVLGHMQQGGSPSVFDRNMGTKMAAKAVNWMTEEMLKYRRQDGSVFCDEASTAVLLGLQKRAYQFQPVAELKRQTDWDRRIPTNEWWLKLRPLLRILAKHDAAYHEEGINVKEVEEALD from the exons AGCGTTTTCAAGAAGGACAGACACGAGGCACCACCTTATGTCCCCTACTCCTTCCAGAAACAAAAACAG GAAGCTCAAAAAAGGCTAAACCAGCCCGGAGTTCCAGTCAAGCCTAAGATTCCCCGGAGCCAAGTGAAGAAATACCTGAAGGAATTTGCTGAAGCAAAGGAAGCAG GACGTTTCGCACACCTTCCTTCGGAGCAGCTTGCCAGGCTTGAGGAGGAGGTCAAGGCAGCAGCTTCAGATGCGGATAAAGCAAGTGAGCTCGAAGAATTTCTAAGGGCTGTCCGTGAAGAAGAAG CAAAATCAAAAGAGGACGGGGAAGTTTTACAGGGAAGAGATCACCTTGGTG GGCAAGTGCAAGGAGCCGAGGGGATCGATGTCCGAGGCTTAGAAGAAGGCAAGCTATTTGAGCCGAAGCAAGAACCCTTTGTACCACCACCGATTGAG GAAGTGATTCCTCCTCCACCAGAATTTCCTGCAGATCCTTGGCAAGCTTTCCTAGACTACATGGCGGCCACGGAAGGACAGGACGCCCAGGTGAAGATGGGCCTGGAGGGTCATGTAATTGAAAGAGGCATGCACAAGGGCAAGGGTGTCGCCGTCTTCACCAGTGGAGGCGACTCCCAG GGCATGAATGCTGCTGTCCGTGCTGTAGTTCGCATGGGCCTGTATGTTGGTGCTCGGGTATTCTTCATCAAGGAGGGTTACCAGGGTATGGTAGATGGTGGTGAGCACATTGTAGAAGCAACTTGGTCCAGCGTCTCAGGCATCATCCATAAG GGTGGCACAGTCATCGGCTCAGCCCGTTGCAAAGACTTCCGTGACCGTGAAGGGCGCATGAAGGCTGCTAAGAACCTGATCAAGCGGGGTATCACAAACCTGGTGGTAATTGGTGGTGATGGCTCACTCACTGGTGCCAACCTCTTCAAGCAGGATTGGGCAGCACTTCTCCAGCTGCTGCTCAAGAAAG GTGAAATCACTGAGGAGGAGAAATCCAAGCACACCCATCTGAACATTGTGGGCATGGTGGGTTCCATCGACAATGACTTCTGCGGCACGGACATGACCATCGGCACCGACTCGGCTCTCCACAGGATCATCGAGGCTGTGGATGCCATTGCCTCGACTGCCTACTCCCACCAGCGCTGTTTCATCCTGGAAGTCATGGGCAGGCACTGTGG ATATCTGAGTCTGTCAGGGTCCATTGCCACAGAGGCAGATTACATGTTCATTCCGGAGTTCCCTCCTGAACATGACTGGCCAACTAAGCTGTGCGAGAAACTGGAATCG GAACGGTCAATGGGTCAGCGCTTGAACATCATTTTGGTCGCAGAAGGAGCAATCGATCAGCAGGGCGAGCCCATTACAGCAGAAGGAGTGAAGAAG GTTATTGTCGACCAACTTGGTTTTGACACTCGCATCACCGTGTTGGGTCACGTCCAGCGTGGCGGTTCACCTTCTGCCTTTGATCGTCTCTTG GGTTGTCGTATGGGTGCTGAAGCTGTTCTGGCCCTCATGGAAGCCACCTCAGATACAGAACCCTGCGTCATCTCCCTGGACGGCAACCAGGCTGTTCGCGTTCCTCTGATGGCTTGTGTGCTGAAGACCCAAGCTGTTGCTCGAGCTATGCAG GACCGCAACTGGGAGCAGGCTGTGCAAATGCGTGGCAGAAGCTTCGCCAGGAACCTGGAGACGTACAAGATGCTGACGAGGCTGAGGCCCCCTAAGCCTCTGGAGGGAAAG GCGGGACTTGTACGG CAAAACACTATATGGGACAGAGATGAACTCTTG GGAGGCTTCAACTTGGGCGTCATGCACATTGGTGCCCCCGCCTGTGGCATGAACGCAGCCGTAAGGTCCTTCGTGCGTAACAGCATCTACCGCGGAGACACCGTCTATGGTATccatgatggtgttgatggccTCGTCGAGGGTAAT ATCCAGGAAATGACTTGGTCAGAAGTGACTGGCTGGGTTGGCCAGGGAGGCGCTTTCTTGGGTACTAAGCGCACATTGCCTGACAAGTACCTTGACcag ATTGCTGCACGCTTCAGGGAATATAAGATACACTCTATCCTGATTGTGGGTGGCTTCGAGGCCTACCACGCTCTGCTCCAGATGTATGAGGCTCGTGGAAAGTACCCCGAGTTCTGCATCCCAATGGTTGTCATCCCGGCCACCATCAGCAACAATGTCCCTGGCAGTGACTTCAGCTTGGGATGTGATACCTCCCTCAATGAGATTGTCGAG atTTGTGACCGTATCAGGCAGTCGGCTCAAGGCACCAAACGTCGTGTGTTTGTTGTAGAAACCATGGGTGGATATTGTGGCTATTTGGCAACACTTGCAGGTTTGGCTGGTGGAGCAGATGCTGCTTACATCTATGAAGAATCATTTGGCATTCAG GAATTGCAACTGGATGTTTATCACATGGCAGCCAAAATGGCTGAGGGAGTCCAGCGTGGCCTGGTTCTCCGCAATGAAAATGCCAATGAGAATTATACCACAGACTTTATTTTCCGTCTCTATTCTGAGGAAGGAAAGGGCATCTTCAGCTGTAGGAAAAATGTGTTGG GTCACATGCAACAGGGTGGCTCTCCATCTGTGTTTGATCGTAATATGGGCACCAAGATGGCTGCCAAGGCTGTTAACTGGATGACTGAGGAGATGCTTAAGTATCGTCGTCAAGATGGATCCGTTTTCTGTGATGAGGCTTCAACGGCAGTATTACTTGGTCTGCAGAAGAGAGCATATCA GTTCCAGCCCGTGGCAGAGCTCAAGCGCCAGACAGACTGGGACCGTCGCATTCCCACAAATGAATGGTGGCTGAAGCTGCGTCCTCTCCTCCGAATTTTGGCCAAGCATGATGCCGCCTACCATGAGGAGGGCATCAATGTGAAGGAAGTTGAAGAAGCACTTGATTAA
- the LOC125035761 gene encoding ATP-dependent 6-phosphofructokinase-like isoform X4, protein MELSLVDQLREKLEKAKLSREELQRIFPPSVFKKDRHEAPPYVPYSFQKQKQEAQKRLNQPGVPVKPKIPRSQVKKYLKEFAEAKEAGRFAHLPSEQLARLEEEVKAAASDADKASELEEFLRAVREEEAKSKEDGEVLQGRDHLGGQVQGAEGIDVRGLEEGKLFEPKQEPFVPPPIEEVIPPPPEFPADPWQAFLDYMAATEGQDAQVKMGLEGHVIERGMHKGKGVAVFTSGGDSQGMNAAVRAVVRMGLYVGARVFFIKEGYQGMVDGGEHIVEATWSSVSGIIHKGGTVIGSARCKDFRDREGRMKAAKNLIKRGITNLVVIGGDGSLTGANLFKQDWAALLQLLLKKGEITEEEKSKHTHLNIVGMVGSIDNDFCGTDMTIGTDSALHRIIEAVDAIASTAYSHQRCFILEVMGRHCGYLALVAALTSEADYVFIPENPPPENWQEKICGKLQQERSMGQRLNIILVAEGAIDQQGEPITAEGVKKVIVDQLGFDTRITVLGHVQRGGSPSAFDRLLGCRMGAEAVLALMEATSDTEPCVISLDGNQAVRVPLMACVLKTQAVARAMQDRNWEQAVQMRGRSFARNLETYKMLTRLRPPKPLEGKGGFNLGVMHIGAPACGMNAAVRSFVRNSIYRGDTVYGIHDGVDGLVEGNIQEMTWSEVTGWVGQGGAFLGTKRTLPDKYLDQIAARFREYKIHSILIVGGFEAYHALLQMYEARGKYPEFCIPMVVIPATISNNVPGSDFSLGCDTSLNEIVEICDRIRQSAQGTKRRVFVVETMGGYCGYLATLAGLAGGADAAYIYEESFGIQELQLDVYHMAAKMAEGVQRGLVLRNENANENYTTDFIFRLYSEEGKGIFSCRKNVLGHMQQGGSPSVFDRNMGTKMAAKAVNWMTEEMLKYRRQDGSVFCDEASTAVLLGLQKRAYQFQPVAELKRQTDWDRRIPTNEWWLKLRPLLRILAKHDAAYHEEGINVKEVEEALD, encoded by the exons AGCGTTTTCAAGAAGGACAGACACGAGGCACCACCTTATGTCCCCTACTCCTTCCAGAAACAAAAACAG GAAGCTCAAAAAAGGCTAAACCAGCCCGGAGTTCCAGTCAAGCCTAAGATTCCCCGGAGCCAAGTGAAGAAATACCTGAAGGAATTTGCTGAAGCAAAGGAAGCAG GACGTTTCGCACACCTTCCTTCGGAGCAGCTTGCCAGGCTTGAGGAGGAGGTCAAGGCAGCAGCTTCAGATGCGGATAAAGCAAGTGAGCTCGAAGAATTTCTAAGGGCTGTCCGTGAAGAAGAAG CAAAATCAAAAGAGGACGGGGAAGTTTTACAGGGAAGAGATCACCTTGGTG GGCAAGTGCAAGGAGCCGAGGGGATCGATGTCCGAGGCTTAGAAGAAGGCAAGCTATTTGAGCCGAAGCAAGAACCCTTTGTACCACCACCGATTGAG GAAGTGATTCCTCCTCCACCAGAATTTCCTGCAGATCCTTGGCAAGCTTTCCTAGACTACATGGCGGCCACGGAAGGACAGGACGCCCAGGTGAAGATGGGCCTGGAGGGTCATGTAATTGAAAGAGGCATGCACAAGGGCAAGGGTGTCGCCGTCTTCACCAGTGGAGGCGACTCCCAG GGCATGAATGCTGCTGTCCGTGCTGTAGTTCGCATGGGCCTGTATGTTGGTGCTCGGGTATTCTTCATCAAGGAGGGTTACCAGGGTATGGTAGATGGTGGTGAGCACATTGTAGAAGCAACTTGGTCCAGCGTCTCAGGCATCATCCATAAG GGTGGCACAGTCATCGGCTCAGCCCGTTGCAAAGACTTCCGTGACCGTGAAGGGCGCATGAAGGCTGCTAAGAACCTGATCAAGCGGGGTATCACAAACCTGGTGGTAATTGGTGGTGATGGCTCACTCACTGGTGCCAACCTCTTCAAGCAGGATTGGGCAGCACTTCTCCAGCTGCTGCTCAAGAAAG GTGAAATCACTGAGGAGGAGAAATCCAAGCACACCCATCTGAACATTGTGGGCATGGTGGGTTCCATCGACAATGACTTCTGCGGCACGGACATGACCATCGGCACCGACTCGGCTCTCCACAGGATCATCGAGGCTGTGGATGCCATTGCCTCGACTGCCTACTCCCACCAGCGCTGTTTCATCCTGGAAGTCATGGGCAGGCACTGTGG gTATTTGGCTCTTGTTGCTGCTCTGACCTCCGAGGCTGATTACGTTTTCATTCCTGAAAATCCTCCTCCAGAAAACTGGCAGGAAAAGATCTGTGGCAAGCTGCAGCAG GAACGGTCAATGGGTCAGCGCTTGAACATCATTTTGGTCGCAGAAGGAGCAATCGATCAGCAGGGCGAGCCCATTACAGCAGAAGGAGTGAAGAAG GTTATTGTCGACCAACTTGGTTTTGACACTCGCATCACCGTGTTGGGTCACGTCCAGCGTGGCGGTTCACCTTCTGCCTTTGATCGTCTCTTG GGTTGTCGTATGGGTGCTGAAGCTGTTCTGGCCCTCATGGAAGCCACCTCAGATACAGAACCCTGCGTCATCTCCCTGGACGGCAACCAGGCTGTTCGCGTTCCTCTGATGGCTTGTGTGCTGAAGACCCAAGCTGTTGCTCGAGCTATGCAG GACCGCAACTGGGAGCAGGCTGTGCAAATGCGTGGCAGAAGCTTCGCCAGGAACCTGGAGACGTACAAGATGCTGACGAGGCTGAGGCCCCCTAAGCCTCTGGAGGGAAAG GGAGGCTTCAACTTGGGCGTCATGCACATTGGTGCCCCCGCCTGTGGCATGAACGCAGCCGTAAGGTCCTTCGTGCGTAACAGCATCTACCGCGGAGACACCGTCTATGGTATccatgatggtgttgatggccTCGTCGAGGGTAAT ATCCAGGAAATGACTTGGTCAGAAGTGACTGGCTGGGTTGGCCAGGGAGGCGCTTTCTTGGGTACTAAGCGCACATTGCCTGACAAGTACCTTGACcag ATTGCTGCACGCTTCAGGGAATATAAGATACACTCTATCCTGATTGTGGGTGGCTTCGAGGCCTACCACGCTCTGCTCCAGATGTATGAGGCTCGTGGAAAGTACCCCGAGTTCTGCATCCCAATGGTTGTCATCCCGGCCACCATCAGCAACAATGTCCCTGGCAGTGACTTCAGCTTGGGATGTGATACCTCCCTCAATGAGATTGTCGAG atTTGTGACCGTATCAGGCAGTCGGCTCAAGGCACCAAACGTCGTGTGTTTGTTGTAGAAACCATGGGTGGATATTGTGGCTATTTGGCAACACTTGCAGGTTTGGCTGGTGGAGCAGATGCTGCTTACATCTATGAAGAATCATTTGGCATTCAG GAATTGCAACTGGATGTTTATCACATGGCAGCCAAAATGGCTGAGGGAGTCCAGCGTGGCCTGGTTCTCCGCAATGAAAATGCCAATGAGAATTATACCACAGACTTTATTTTCCGTCTCTATTCTGAGGAAGGAAAGGGCATCTTCAGCTGTAGGAAAAATGTGTTGG GTCACATGCAACAGGGTGGCTCTCCATCTGTGTTTGATCGTAATATGGGCACCAAGATGGCTGCCAAGGCTGTTAACTGGATGACTGAGGAGATGCTTAAGTATCGTCGTCAAGATGGATCCGTTTTCTGTGATGAGGCTTCAACGGCAGTATTACTTGGTCTGCAGAAGAGAGCATATCA GTTCCAGCCCGTGGCAGAGCTCAAGCGCCAGACAGACTGGGACCGTCGCATTCCCACAAATGAATGGTGGCTGAAGCTGCGTCCTCTCCTCCGAATTTTGGCCAAGCATGATGCCGCCTACCATGAGGAGGGCATCAATGTGAAGGAAGTTGAAGAAGCACTTGATTAA